A window of Gorilla gorilla gorilla isolate KB3781 chromosome 5, NHGRI_mGorGor1-v2.1_pri, whole genome shotgun sequence genomic DNA:
CCCTTAACGGACCCCATTCAACCTCCAGACTCCATGTAGATGATTCCCATGGTCCAGCTGattctttgtgtgtttttgttttgttttgttttgtttttttgagatggagtctcactcagtcgctaggctggagcacaggggcgcaatctcggctcactgcaacctccacctcccgggttcacgccattctcctgcctcagcctcccaagtagctgggcctacaggcgcccgccacctcacccagctaattttttgtatttttagtagagacggggtttcaccatgttggtcaggatggtctcgatctcttgacctcgtaatccacctgcctcggcctcccagagtgctgggattacaggcatgagccaccgcgcccggccctccagCCGATTCTTTTACTGGGCCCTTCACTGATCCTTTTTACCCCAATGTCTTCTCCCATCTCAGGTCCCCTCCCGCAGCCCACAAGCCTGCCCCTGAACTGAGCAGTTTCTCAGTgtgctcagagagagagagagaggggggtgtGGGCTGGAGTGAGTGATGCTGGCCCTGGATAAGGATGGGAAACAGGTCCTATAGTTGCTAATGGCTCTTTCTCTGGGGCCCAGGGACCTGGCAGGCACCAACATCTCTGTCCTGTGGGCCAGGGAGTTAATGAGGCAGGTAGGCAGGGTGTGATTCCTGGGAGAGGCAGTAGAGCAGACAGCCCCTGTCCTTTGGGGGCCCGGTACAGGAGTGGCCCCCAGGCCTCCCCATCTCAGCTCAGCTCTGTTCTGGCCTCAGGCAACTCAGGTTTGCAGGAGGTGGAGTTCTGGGAGGAACTCCACACTGCCCAGAACCCTCTTTTGGCTTTCTCGGGCCGGATCCATCTGCTGGGCAGGGCACAGCTGTGCAAGGACCACCAGCCTTTCCTGCTGTCAAAGGGCTCACAAGCCAGGGAACAGGACCCAGGAACCTCAGAGTAGCACAAAGTAGGCAATGACAGCAGCAGGAGAAACTCGAGGTAGACTTCAGAGTGAACTTCCAGGCAAGTGGTGAGTTCTTGGGGCATGTCAGCCAAGGAGGCTCTGGTTTAGGCTTAGCCAGAGTCTGATTAAGAAAAGGAGGGTGGGACTGGGCTGACGGGACTCAGGCTGTGGAGTGAGAAGGGAGGGCACGGGGAGAGAAGGAAGGTTGGGCAGGAGCTCTAAGAGAAGAGGGCTTTTGGGAACTGAGGGTGAGCAGGGGCAGAATGACATCCTTCCTTTACCCAGTGCCTAccgtatgccaggcactgttctgagcacTTAGCTCGTGTTACTTCAGTTAGCCCTCACACCATCAGGCGTGCTCCCCCATCTGACTGAAGAGGAAAGTACTGCATAGGGAGGCTGAGTAACTTCCCCGCAGTCACGTAGCAAGTAAGTGCTGGAGCCAGTGTTAAACCCAAACGCCGATACCCATAGACTTAACTCCGAAGTTATGCAACTGCTTACAGGAAGATGCGGATGCTTCGGGGAAGGAGGGGCCAGGTCCTTGAAGCCTCGTATTGCTCCCTGCCAATTCCTCTCCAGTAATAGTCCATGTCATTGGTGGGTGTGGACCAGGAAAAAGAGACGAAAAGGCAGTGATAAATGCCAGGAAAGTGGCTGGATGACAGTCTTCATCCAGGACAGGTCCTTCATTTCCCCTCCTCCTGCCGTCTCTGAAGCTGGTGGGACCCGGGAAGGTGGCCGACATCAGAATTCACAGAGGCCCCCTCTCCAGTCTCCCCTCAGCTGCCCTCAGGCACGTTGCTGCCCTGGGGCCCCAGAGACGAAGCCAAGTTCCCCAGGCTGGGGCTCTGCAGGAGGGACTCAGAGACTCCTTCAAACCTGGCTTTGAGCCCGCAGGAGAAGAGTGTCTCCAGCCCCCACCCCGGTGTGGTAGAAAAGGGGAGGGCAACTCCGGTAAGGACTCCTCTGCTGTGTCTTGTTTGCTGCTGGATTCCGGGAACCTGGTCCAGAGCAAATGCTCAGGAAATATGTACTGAGTTAGCAGGCAAGCCTCCAGCTAAAGCTCCCGGGCCCTGGCCTGGCCTGCAGGGTGGCCAATGGTGACATCAGCCACTGGGCTGGCTCTAGGATGTCTACATCCCATCTTGTAGCCAGAGTCCTCCCAATCGGGGACTccccctgcccttgacatgtgggacaGAGTGGGGGTGAGAAGAAAGGTCTGACCACTGGGTGCAGACTCCCCCACCCTGCCAGGGGCCTGCACAGCATAACCTAGAGGGCAGTGATTCCCAAGCTGGTCTGCCCTTAGAATTATTTGGGATCTTTCAAAAATGCCAAAGCCCAGACCAACTATGTCATGTCTCTGGGGGTGGGACCCAGGCTTCTGTATTTGTGAaactcctcaggtgatcccaAAGTGCAGAGAAGCTTGGGAACCACTGGAAGGGGCTTCACACCTTCTCAAAGCCCTTTCAGACCCACTTTTCCATTTGAACCTCAAATTAAACCTGCTTGTTTCACAgggcagggttttgttttgtcaaaaaatagatacatatgtgtgtgtgtatgtatgcacatatatatttgtcAGACTATGAAAGCAATGTGTACTCCCtgcagaaattttagaaataaattttaaagaagaaaatgaaaattacccTAGTCTTACCACTTATGATAGTTACTATTGacatctgttttatttctttttatttccttactttcttacagctgaggaaactgaggtagagAAACATTAAGTAACTCTcccaggggccaggtgcggtggcgcctgtaatcccagcactttgggaggccgaggcatgagaatcgcttgaacccaggaggcggaggttgcagtgagtcaagatctcactccagcctgggtgatagagtgagattctgtttctaaaataaataaataaataaataaatcacagggTACTGGAGCTAGCAAGtagcagaggcaggatttgaacccagggtaCTAATGGAGTCCATCCCATGGGGTTGTCATGAGGTCTGCAGGGGCTAATGTGTGCCAAGGACAGGCATTATCTGGGCCCACTCCATGCAGGGGTCTGTGAAAAAAGGAGGCTTAGCAGGAATGGGGAAGGCGGCCTTTGGGGCTGGCTGGTTTCTACTTTGTCCTTGTGTGTTTGAAACAGGAGAATGGAGCCCAATGCTACGTTCGCCATACAGCTCACGGCCACACCTGAGCAACTGCTCCGAGTCATCTTTGCTGGGGTCTGTGGCCTCATCCTGCTGGTGGGGCTGTCAGCTAATGGGCTCATGCTGCTGGTGGTGGGCTGGGGCCCGGGCTCCCCCCACCTGCTCCACGCCCTGACCCACAGCCTCATGATGAACATCACGCTATCTGACCTGCTCTTCGTGGCCTGCATGGTGCCTGTGCTGCTGCTGAGCTTCCTGCAGCACAACTGGTGGCTGGGCCCTGCCGTCTGCACCATTAGCCAGGCCACCAACACAGCCACCACGTTCTGCATCTTCTATAGCATGGTGGCCACAGCTCTCCTGCGCCATGTGGCTGTGGCCCGGCCTGACCTGGCCTTCCCAGCCGGCTGGGGCACCCGCTTGCTGCTCTGTGGGGCCATGTGGGCCCTGGGCCTTACAGCATCCCTGCCCAACTGGCTGTTCCAGAGGGTGGCAGTGGAGGAGGAGACAGCGGGGGCTCCCAAGACCCAGGCCTGCCTCTTGCTCCTGAGCCCTGCTGGGACCTCCTGCTACTTCAGCCTGCTGGGAGCCCTGGCCTTCCTGCCATGCATGCTGGGGCTGGGCTGCTCTTTCAGCCACGTGGGCTGGCTCCTGTGGACCCAGCCCGAAGGTCCCATGGGAGAGAGCATCCAGGAGCATTAAGAGAACACAGGGCTCAGCCTTGTGGTGCTGGTGGTTTTTGTGCTGATGTGGGGACCCTGCTCCACGCTGGGTTTGTGGCAGCCATGGGCTACCTGCCTGCCACACCGGCTGCTTTTGTGGCCTCCAGCCTCTGCACCATCCTGGCCTACTCCAATTGCGCTGTCAGCCCTATCCTCTGCTTCTACCTCTCCCGCCCCTTCCAGGCAGGACTCAGGGACCTCTTCTGCAGGCCGATGATGGCCAGGCATCCCAGAGGTGTGGGAGTGGCAGCCTCAGTGGTGGCGACTGTCCAGCCTGGCCGTGACAGGCCCTCAGGAGGCCTGTGGGGCCTGGCAGGGGTCTAAGAGTATAGGCTGATGGATGCGCTGAGATTCAAGGGAGATGGGAAGACCCTTAGGGACCTGACAGCCCACCCCCTCTATTTTACCAGTGGAGAGACTGAGACCCAGAGGGCAGATGGCCCAACCAAGGTCACAAAGCAACTAAATGGCTCAGCTAGAGCTCACATCTCTAGGTAACCAGATGGATCCTCCCACTCCACCTTCAGGCTCAGATCTCTGTAGGCTCCACTGCTCTCTAATTGTGTGATCTTGAGCCTCTGtgtctcagtgttctcatctggaaaatgggatgATGATAGTAcataccttcttcacagggttgtTATGAAGATGAATTTGCTAaacacatgtaaagtgcttagaaggaTGCTTAGTAAGTGCATATGCGTGCTGGTCattgctactattattattttatttgtattaattcaGGAGTATTTGAGGTGAGTGGACAAGAGGAGGACAGAGGGGCTTCCAAAGGCAGAGAAGTGGGTGGAGAATGATCTGGGGGGGTAACAGCCTAGGGTCCTTAATCCTGAAGGCCAGGAGATTGAGTAGGGGGAGCAGAGGGCCAGCCACAGCCTGGGGGGTGAGCTCAGAGGCAGGACAGCCTTTCCCCTCTCTGCCCACCCCTCCAGCTCTGTTCCACACACCCCTCAGCCCAATAGGGGGACAAAAATCCAGTCAACCATGCAGCCATGACTCCGGGACTGCGAATGTCTGAagccctcctttcttccctgtgGCTTCTCTTCCTGAAGCACCTGGGGCAGGGATCCCTTTCAGAGCCCTTTTCTTCTCTCCAGAGCCCAATTTGAGGTCTCCATTTTTCCCACCCTCAGTGCCCTCCCTCTGGCCTGCTCAGGGCAGGCTTCAGGCTTCCGTGTTGCCCTGGAAACCCGGGAGATTGTCTCTACTGAAATTCCCAAGACAGCACGTTCTGCTTGGTGACGGTGTTAccagcaaaacacacacacacacactgactctGTGATACAAAGCTTGAGAAACGTTGGGTTGAACCAAATCAAACTGGTCCCTTTGCTGTAGGACTTACCAGAGCCTTGAATACCCAAAAGGCCACTGAGACTCTCGAGAGGGACGCACAGCAGGCAGGTTCCCAAACTCCATGCCAGGGAGCCAGTATTCTGTGGAACACACCTTGGGAAAGAATCCACAAGATGCTACGGTGTTGGGCACAGCAAAGATGCTCTTGGTGTCCCGTCCCGCCCCTGGCAGTGGCTCTGCGCCTCAGTCCCCCTGCCAGGCAAGCACCCTCTCCTGACACTTTCCCACAGCCCCTGTGGTGAGATGACATGAGCTGCTGGTTATGGGAACTTCCCTCCTTCCAAGCTGTGACCCCACCCTGTTCCCACTCAAAGCGTATCAGAATGTAAGTCACAGGGGCATGTAATTATAGGGACAGCCGTGAATCAGCACCCATTTACTATAAAATCATAAGAAGTAAACAAGTCCCAAACTTTGGTATAATTAGTTCCAAATTTCTTGTGATGTTCAGGGTGGGAATGGCTGCCTGGAGGGCTAATCTGGGAACAAACTTGCCCAGAGAAGGGAGAAATCCCCTTTTGCTATGATCCTGGTCCCTGATGGCCACAGGGATTTATATGTGAAGAGGAACAAGAGGAGAACAGTGTTTCTTGGGCACCTAAAATGCCGTGGGTCCTGGGCGCATGTCACATATGTCACATGCAACCTTATGTACTCGTCACTCTGGCCACGCGATGACCCTGCAAGGATGGGGTTGGTGGTGACGACCCCATTGCACAGGGGACGCCAGACTCCTCCTCATGGCACAGTGACTCTGGTGCCCACAGATTACCCAGCCCCTCCTGATGGCTTGGCATCAGTACCCCATGGTTGTAGTATTTCCTCGCTCACTGCCCCAGAGCAGGGGCACCCCTGAGGGTGCAATTCTGTGTGTGCATCTCCAGCATGGTCTCCAATACCTGAGTGGGGCCTGGCACTCATGTTTGGTAAATACTTGTTGAGAgagatgagtgaatgagtgatcAAATGCAATAAAGCAATCCATTTATTTTAGAGGAAATTCTGATGATGTTACTCACTTCTCTCACCTCCTCAATGGCTTCCCGTTTCACTCAGTAAATGCCAAAGGCCTCATCATGGCCTACGCGGCCCGTGCATTCTGGCCTCTTCACCTCTCCGACCCAATCTCTAGCACTTTCCCTTCCTGCACtcagctccagccacactggcctcgcTCTCCTGCAAATGCACCAAGGAAGCTcctaccacagggcctttgcgCCTGCTGGTCCCTCTACTTAGAGCTCCCTTCCCCAGATATCAGCGTGGCTCCCTGTCTTACTTCCTGGGGGCTCACCTCAACCATGACCTCCTCTGAGAGGCCCTCTCTGACCACCTCATCGAAAACATCACCCTCCTTCTCCCTCATGTGTCTTTAGAACTCTTGCCACCACCTGAAATGATGTTACTAGCCTATTTGTTGATGTGTTTGCTGGGTCTCTCCCatattatctgtgtgtgtgttgtaagCCCTGTGCGGGGACAGGGTCTGTGCTTTGTTCATGGCTGCATCCTCAATGCCTAGCACAGAGCGTGGCACATGGCCTTTGATTGTAAATCTCACTGAACCAAACAATTGAAGGAAGCCAAAGAGGAGAACTGGACCCTGTCAAACAGCAACGTCAGTGCTAtttttcagagaagaaagaaaaacttcgTGCTTTACTAAAAGAACCAAATTTACTTCAGTTTAAGGCAAATTCCACACAGAGACTGTCTCAGAGACGGGCACAGAACCAGACACCGTAGAAACACCACCACCATGCATGAcggggaagcagaggcaggcggaAGACGGGGGCCTGGCCTGCACCAGGCACGGAGAGGTCAGTGGGCTGAGGAGCTCCATGCGGCAACAGGGATTGGCATGCATGACCTGCTCCCCGAGTGGGCAAAGGCTGGGCAGCTGGGTGGGCCCGGGAGGGAGATCCCCTTCTTCCCCACCTTTCCCACAGCAGGGGCAGGAGCTCGGGCTCAGATGCCAGAGCCCCAGACTGAAGGACTAGGGTGTGTTTGGGGTGATGGGATGGGACAGGGTGACCCAAAAGCCAAGGCGGCCTCAAGTAGGGTCACATCTGTTAGGAGTAGGATGGGGGGAGCTGGGCATGGGATGAATGACCCTCAGGACGTCAGACCTAAAGGAAAACCTGGGGCCATCTGGTCAACCCTCTTGTCATACAGacatggaaactgaggcccaaaaggTAGAAGGGCCTTGCTTGGGTTCCCACATTAGGCAGTGGGGGGAGGCAGGGCTCAAACCCAGGACTCCTGTCTCCTAGCCTCATGGGAtacagagcaaagagcaggagcaGTGTGGGAATGTGGGGCTGAGCCACTCCTTACTCAGGCCTCCAGGTGGGCAGAGGCGTGGGCACCAAGGGCCCTGGGAAGcctctggagggaggaagggattcCTGAAGCCAGGAGTCAACCATGGAAGTACCTGTGGGCCCACACCAGGGAGAGGCCTCCACAGGCCATCTGTGTGTCTAGAACTTGCATCGTACTGAGTTCGAGAGGCACCAGAAAGGGCTCTGTGCTGAGCAGCCTCCACTTCAGGCCCATCACATGGCCTACGGTCCATGATTACAGCACCCCATGGGTCCCCAAGGCTCCCAGTGCATCCAGTGTCCCTGGGAGGGTGCACATGTTCAGGCCTTCCTGCAAACCCATCAGCTTCATGGGGTTCACTGGAAATCGGGCACAGGATAGAccacagggcagggctcaggGACAGGAGTAGACACCATGGGAGGATGTGACGGAGATGGGGGGCTGGAGGAGGCCAAGCCCAGGCTTCAGGGTGACAGGTAAGCAAATAGGATTGCCGGGGGTGGGCGACAGGGACCCCAATCACCCTTATTGTTTACACCTTCCTGGCTGGGTTAGAGCCAGGTActggggaagaagagaagggCTGGGTCCCTGTGTACCCCTCTTTCACCCGTACCCCCCTAACTCCCTGGGTTTGGGCAATAAGTGAGGCCAAGAAATTGAGGAGGGGTCTTCAGAAGCCCCACCCCCTGGCAGACTCCCAGGCACACAGATGTCCCAAAGGCCGGGCAGGCCAACTTCGGGGAGTCTGGGGCCCTGGCCTCCCGTTCGCCTGGCCTCTCCCAGGCCCCAGCCACCTGCCTGCTGAGACCAGGTTCAGATGTGCGTGTGCAGGGGGGACGCAGGGGGCGTGCGGGCTGGGGACTGCGAGGGCGAGTGGGTTGGAGCTGCGGGTGGCGGACGCGGGCGAATGCCCTGTGCCTTCATGTAGGACACCAGTTGGTCAGGGATCTCTGCCAGCACGTCTCGGGCCAGGCGGGCCATGCTCAGCACGTGGTTGCCTGTGCGGTCCACGTAGTCCCGGAAGGGTACAAACTGGCAAGTGGGAGGGCAGGGTCAGGCAGTGCCTCCTGTGGGACCCTGGCCCCCAAAATCTCCAGGCCTGGGGTTGcatccccacccacctcccagcctctgctCACTTGACTCAATCCCCCCACCTTTCTGAGTTACCTGAGGGACTGTATCCCCCAACTCCCTGGGTTTGGGCAGTCAGTAACTATAGTCATAGTCACTATTTCATTCACTCGACAAAAACTGAGCCCTATTCCACACCAGGACACACCACTGAACACGATTTCTCCACCTCGGCACTAAGCACAGGCTCTCAGTAGGTGCTTCCGAAATGCCAACTGAATCCCTGACTTCTGGGGCACGTGCCCTCCTGGGTCTCCCCCGACCTGTCCAGCAGAGCCCTCTCTCTCTGGCCTCTCTTCGTTCCTTTTCTCTCTGGGGCTAATCTGGCCAATGCCTAATGCCAGGCCCATCTGGCTTCTTCCCGGGGGTGCCCTCCATCCTGAGCGCCTCCTCTGGCTCACTCCTGCCTCCAGGCCTTAGCATGGGCCggtcccacctcccaggttgtcTTGCTCTGGTTTCTAGCCCCCTATGTTTGGTCTCCACACCTGGGATACTGGGCCCCAATTTTTAAACCAAGGGGGTATGGAGGATGTCGGCTTTGTCTTCTGCATCTCCTAAGCACTAGGGCCTCCTCTGCAGGGGATGAGTGGGGGAAGTGCTTGCGGAAGGTGCATTCTTCCGCGTGACTGCATGGGAATTCCCTGAGGACAAAGATCTTTCTGCTCATTATATTTGCACCGTTCGTGGAGATGCTTACATTGATTCAGTTAACCGAGCAATGCCTATTCTTGGAGAAGGCTGCAGCAACAATAAAGACACTGCCTCGGCCTTCAAGGGGCAGAAAAAAACCAGAACGAGGCTGACCACAGAggcctggaggctgaggaagggctgGCAGAGGGTTCTGGCCTCTGGCTGGGCACCCGCAATGTTAGGAGTGTGTCCCAGATGTGACAGAGGGGGGCCCAGCCCAGAGCACAGCATGGCCGAGGACTGACTCCTACTCCCTTCGGTGGTGGCTGGGCCACTTTGGGGCTCCCAGTGCCTCCCTTCTGGGCCCTTCACCAGGGAAGCCCCCAAAGGGGGTGTGAGGTCCGCCTGGCTAGAGGGGCTCTTGAATTTCCCATGGGGCAGGCAAGGCCTGGGCTTCACCTGGACGATGTCGCGTTCAGCCAGCTTCCCCCGGGAGGAGATCCGCACGTCGTCGCCATCCAGCTCCACCATGGCTGTGAGGGGAGGAGTGTCATGGGGCGGGGTGAGATTAACGGTGGACCCCTGGCCCTAGCAGGAGAGTGGACTTGTCCTTCCATCCCAGGCCAATCCAGGGCCGAGACCATTGGCCCATGCCCCgtgttagagatgaggaaactgaggccaggggcCAGGAGGAGCCCGATCAGGTGAGCCTCTGACTTTGAGCCCAGTGCTTTGGTTCACCACCCTCCCCAGACTCCCAGGGCTGGAGGAGAAAGAAGTGACTTGGGGCCTCCTCCCCACAGCCTTGGGAAGTGGGTGTGGGTGCACACCCAGACCTGACACACCCCTCCCTGAGCAAACAAAT
This region includes:
- the LOC109027317 gene encoding pyroglutamylated RF-amide peptide receptor-like; this translates as MEPNATFAIQLTATPEQLLRVIFAGVCGLILLVGLSANGLMLLVVGWGPGSPHLLHALTHSLMMNITLSDLLFVACMVPVLLLSFLQHNWWLGPAVCTISQATNTATTFCIFYSMVATALLRHVAVARPDLAFPAGWGTRLLLCGAMWALGLTASLPNWLFQRVAVEEETAGAPKTQACLLLLSPAGTSCYFSLLGALAFLPCMLGLGCSFSHVGWLLWTQPEGPMGESIQEH